The genomic DNA GATGGGGTACTGCGCGATATTACCCTGCTGCCAGGGGAAATCAGCCGCCGGGTGATCGTAGCCCTGAAGGTGATGGCCAACATGGATATTGCCGACAGCCGCCGGCCCCAGGATGGCCGCATTGGGGAAAAATACCAGGTCGACAACGAAGCCGACCAGAGTATGGACATGCGAGTCAGCACCTTACCCTGCGTTTGTGGTGAAAAAGCCGTAGTGCGCCTGCTGCCCCGCGAAAACCCCTTTACCACCATTGACAAGCTAGGGTTTTCGCCCAAAGCGCTGAAGATTTACAAAACCTGGCTAGAACAGCCCCAGGGCATCATTGTCTTCACCGGCCCGACCGGCTCCGGTAAAACTAGTACTCTCTATACCAGCTTGCAGGCGATCGCCACTGAGCATGTCAACGTGGTCACGGTAGAAGACCCAGTAGAATATGTGCTGCCCCGCATTACCCAGACCCAAGTGAACGAAGCGGCAGGTATGTCCTTCGCGGCGGGGCTGCGATCCATCCTGCGGCAGGATCCAGACATCATTATGGTGGGGGAAGTGCGGGACCACGAAACCGCAGAAACCGCCATTCGGGCTGCCCTCACCGGCCACCTGGTGTTCACCACTCTGCACACCAATGATGCGGCCGGGGCAATTCCCCGGATTAAAGATATTGGGCCAGATCCAGGGTTGATCAGCGACGCCCTTCTAGGGGTGGTCGCTCAACGCCTGGTGCGGCGCATCTGCCCTCACTGCGCTGAACCCACCCAACCCAACCCAGAACTCCTGGCCATACTGCAACTGGATGCCGCTCAAATCAAAAAAGGCAACTGGCGACGAGGGCGGGGGTGCCCGGCCTGCTTCCAATCCGGCTATTCAGGGCGGGAGGCAGTAGTCGAGATGCTGGAGGTGGATGATCGCATTCGCGAGTTGATCTACGATGGCACCATGACTCAACTGCGCCGCCACCTCAGCAAGAGCGACTCCATCTCATTTCGAACATCGGCCATTGAGAAAGTCATGGCTGGCATCACAACTGTAGAGGAAGTACTGCGGGTATTGCCCAGAAATGCTCTAAAACTGACTAGTGTTGGAGAACCAGAACCGCTGCATCTGGTGCAACGATTGGGATAATACAAAACTTGCTGTAAAAACTGCTCAAGTCAGGTTAGGCAGGGGAATTCAACATGGTGCTGCTTGCCTTTGATTAACCAACAAGGTCCACGCGCGAGCTGCTGATTAGGGGTGACCACAAATGGGCTTAAATAGGCCCCCTGAGCGGCTGCCCGTGTCTCAGAGCAGCATCACAATCTCCTTGACAGCTCTTTCGTGAAACGGTCTAAATTTGTCCAACACTGCAGCTGTTTTGGACAATTACCACTTAACTACGTCAGATTTTTCTGTAAATAGAAGTGTGAGATTAAGCCAGAACAACTAGTCGCACAAGCTAGCAACTAAGCGCATTTTGATCATTTTAAGCGAAGCTATGCTTAGTTGTGAGGATGGCTAGCAGTGCCCCAGAAAAACGAGGCAGAGCATCAACGGGAGCATACCGAGCCCTTGAGCTTTACCAGGACCGGCTACGGCTGGATGAACCAGGAGATGAACATAGTGACTGAAAACCAGCAGAGAGATAGTGCGCAGTCCAATAAGAACAACACTATTCACCAGTAATCGTTTTTTAACCAAGCTCAGAAACCTTACAGAGCAAGCTTTATAGGGTCATCGTCTTAACAAGCCACGTACGTCCTCAAATAGCTAGCGTTATTGATTTGGGGTATGAAGCAAGGGCTAGACGCATTGAGGACTCATTTAGATTTCCACAAATTCATACTACTATTCAGCATCACTCCCGAGTAGTTCGTAGCTCATGGAAGAAAACGATTGAGATAATTTGCCAGTTCGAAGACATTGGGTTTTTCGAACAGATTAAAGTGATTTCCTGACACAGAGTGAACTTTAATTCCTCCAGTTACCAATTTTTCCCATCCCAGAGTTTCATCTACAAACTGAGGGCTTAGATTAGCCTTTTCTGGGAGTTGGGTGGCCCTCAACAACAGCACTGACCCTGAATAGGGTTGGGGCTTGTAACTTCTGATAGCTCTTTCGCTAATAGCCATCATTCTCTCTAAAACTGCTTCCGAAGAGTGCGATCGCAAGTAACCTAGGGATAGCCATTTCTGGTGAACTCTCCGCACCCCAGCGCTCAGTTTGCCCCTTAATTGGCCCAAAATTGTAGGAGTGCTGAAGTCAAACCAGGACTTAGTGAGGCAGTAAGTATCAATCAGTGTCAGCAATCCTATTGTCTGGCCTTCTTGCACCAGCTGTTGGGCCATCTCATAGGCCACCAAACCGCCAAACGAATAACCACACAAAAAGTATGGCCCTGTAGGTTGAAGTGTCTGTAGCTCTCGAATATAGCGACGGGCCATAGCTTCAACCCGGTAATCTACATCTTCGCTACTGCTCAAACCTCGGGCTTGTAATCCATAGATTGGCTGTTCGCGGTTTAACTGCTGAGCCAATGTATAGTAATCAAGCACACTTCCAGTTCTAGTATGCACGCAAAACAGCGGCGATTTTGATCCGTAGGGTTGAATAGCTACTAGAGACTGCTTAGAGTTATCCTCTGATGTCTCCTGCAAAGCTTTAGCCAATGCTTCAATGGTGGGCAACTGGAAAAAATTGCCCAGAGAGGGCGATCGGCCAAAGACATCTTCGACCTTAATCAACATACTGGCAGCGAGTAAAGAGTTTCCGCCTAGCTCAAAGAAGCTATCAGTTATTCCAATAGGCCCAAGTTGAAGCTCCTGTTCCCAGATCTGGGCTAGCCTGAGCTCTGTTTCATTTCTAGGCGAAACAACGTCATTCTCAAAAGCCTGGCGGTCTAAACTGGGTTCAGGTAGCTTCTTCTTATCAATTTTGCCGTTGGCATTTAGTGGCAGCTCATCCAGGAAAATGAAATGTGCAGGC from Nodosilinea sp. FACHB-141 includes the following:
- a CDS encoding GspE/PulE family protein, giving the protein MQTVPWPVSAWKQLKQGKISCEEALSLVRDDEGILKLDLLDEEVCSRFFQYCQGQKLPPVVPLLLWQSCFYLGSPVDVSAEALETISDRTLTTIKVLPISAKSYRAWYHTRTADLSRITSSRLLDPITGQQSTDDIGETTELFLSKAEGQIERIKAIISSALQHQASDIHLEPTLEGLRVRYRIDGVLRDITLLPGEISRRVIVALKVMANMDIADSRRPQDGRIGEKYQVDNEADQSMDMRVSTLPCVCGEKAVVRLLPRENPFTTIDKLGFSPKALKIYKTWLEQPQGIIVFTGPTGSGKTSTLYTSLQAIATEHVNVVTVEDPVEYVLPRITQTQVNEAAGMSFAAGLRSILRQDPDIIMVGEVRDHETAETAIRAALTGHLVFTTLHTNDAAGAIPRIKDIGPDPGLISDALLGVVAQRLVRRICPHCAEPTQPNPELLAILQLDAAQIKKGNWRRGRGCPACFQSGYSGREAVVEMLEVDDRIRELIYDGTMTQLRRHLSKSDSISFRTSAIEKVMAGITTVEEVLRVLPRNALKLTSVGEPEPLHLVQRLG